The DNA region tgattttgagcgaaattgaggttctggggaaaattgggttctgttctgtccgcagataccctaacagtctgtgttgtagagagcataactctctctacagaattccaaattgagtgaaaccaattttgtatgaaagctaactcatagggttatgctggctatttcataatttttggattgctggttcagtaccagaattatctgcaagttcactctgtttctgcccgcagacaccctagcagcctgtgctgtagagaacataactctctctaaagaattccgaattgagtgaaaccaattttgtatgaaagctaactcaaagggttatattgggtaatattttcataatttttggattgctggttcaatactagaattatctgcaagttcaatctgtttctgctcgcagacaccctaacagcctgtgatgtagagagcataactctctctacagaattccaaattgggtgaaaccaattttatatgaaagctaacgtataaggctatgtttggtaagattttcataattttaggaCTGCTCTTTTAGTACCAGAATTATCtacaagtttgctatgtttctgcttatttctgggattgattctGGAACTGGTTCTGATAATTGAtgtgagacatttgatgattttgtgttgctagtttgtcggtggaatagtgaatgattttgataaatatattgaagtgttattttgtgcaattttggtgtgatttccgttatggatttggtgagaaaatatgttatatatttggggctggagtggtctcaaattgcatgttttaatttatgagtttttgcacgaaatacacttcatttagtcaagaggcaatgtgTCGGTTTTCCTCAGAAAATTGGGGCTTGTCCTAGAACTGGAGTGGTTCttgaagtctggagtggacttcattggtggttaactgtctgcagtggacgcggtgataccgctaaagttaacaattggtaccacatgcatacattggagtctcacacactaagtttcacgttttcagtggttttatgtgtttggtgaattgttggtgaattgttttgatgttgtggtaaagtcgaattattattcttcttaaagcttataattttccgaaacaataataagaattatgaaactgtcttgagagcaaatattataatcactcagattttaaagaaaatgtgaagagtttataaagcagaatctgaattgtttacttgctctttgttatgctatattttatacaatgtaagttcttacccttctgttggaatgatgttctatgcgacatcgtacatgtactggaggtagagatgtggctcatgaggagtagcttcggagagtcttagtttatgttattattattattataataaaataaagtgtcttgctctgtaacgTAACACTaggtagatattttacgttacttttacatttctgttgagaggattttataacctcttcttatggaagttgttgaataattttctaaattatgacgatgtcgtactgttgatggccgaggtgcttatgaaattcagttctgagtataatgaattttattggaatgtcatggaagataaacctatttaaataagtgattttatgcatcttaggactatctggctggtttagaaactttattggcagaaataattcattctttgaaaaccatatgaacttataaattttcaaacacaaccaTTGTTagttttaatgagttttcgtgaagaagtgtaatactcccctgatatgtttttaaactctgataaacgtttttaaataaaataatgggAAAAAGGGTGTGTTACATCTTCGACTTCCGCTTCAAAGGCACATGGCTCATCTACTACATAGAGAAGACACAGAAGAACTTCTCATCTGAGTCTCGCATCCCTCCCCAATATACAGtagaaactctttaaattaatacTCGGTAAATTAATAAACtctctaaaataataaatttgtccGGTCCCGACTTGGGCCaatgtaaaaaattgaaaaacttgataaaataataagataataaTTTTTCGGGAGATCCCTTTATAATTTTTGGTCCcaagaaaatcataaattaataattcatagaaacaaaaaaaatatattacacTCGATTGAAATATGATTCAATAGTTGCTTATTTTCCTTTAAAGTTCAAGTCTATTTGGAGCTCATCTCTAACTTTTCTTATTGCATCCAATAGCTCAGATGTTGTATTTTTGTATTGTATCATAAAGTTGTGAAGAGTGTTCGACGCCATAAGTGCTTCCTTTCGCGTAACAGCCTCCAAAGACACCGTATCATCTTCGCCGTCATCCTCTGCATTGTTCTCAATGATAGTACCCACAATATCTTCTAAACTCTGAACCTCCGAACATGCTACAGTATAATGACTtaaaaactctttaaattaataattattaatttatcgataaattaataactctctaaattaataaatttctccGGTCCTAacattattaatttaaagagtttctaCTTTAAATCTTTCAAAAGCTTCCACGGACGATTGTCTTTATTGCAAGCCGATCCTAAGATAGTCACTCTTAATCAAAAGGTGTTGGAGCTTGAATTCTTGGCAAAATAACAAGGCCTACAATATTGCTTTGACTTCCGCTTCAAAGGCACATAGCTCACCTACTGCATAGAAAAGACACAGAAGAACTTCCCATTCGAGTCTCGCATCCCTCCCCAATATAATTACCAAAAGAGTATAATTAATAATCAAactttattataaataaatactaTCAATATTCAGAAATAAAATGAGGAGATTGATAACATTATATCAATAGTCACGTCAATCAAAGTAAGATTCAGATTTTGAATCCAGCACAAAGATTTCCATATCctatattagtaaaaataaaacaatccttcatcatgataaaaaaaagatttgtttaataatttcctctttttcttatatatatatatatatatatatatattttgggaGACTTGTGAAAGTCTACTCTAAAGTCCCTTCCTTCCCCTTTCCCCTTATTGCTTGCGCGTTCACCTTCGCTCTATATACCAATCTCTCTCTGGTCAATCAAACGCATTcgtcttctctctctctctttgtcTCCTTTCTCTGTTCATCTTTCTCCCATGGCTTCCGATCTCGAAGCCAAAGCCAAAGAGGCCTTCGTGGAAGACCACTTTGAACTAGCGGTGGAGCTTCTCACTCAGGCCATTGATGTCGACCCCAAGCATGCCGAACTCTATGCAGACCGTGCCCAGGCGAACATCAAACTCATCAACTTCACCGGTATCTTCACCCTTTTTTCCCTTCTCATGCTTTTCTTGTTTTTCTTGAAAAGTTTGGGGTTTTTTGGATACCCTTTTGCTTGTTTTGTATGAATAACCACGCCTTTGTGAGAAACTGAAACTGTATTCAATTGGGTCTGTTGTTCTGGTTATGGATTCTTGTAGGAGCATGTGAATTCAACCAAGATAGGGTTTTTGCTTTTGAATTTGTTTAGTGTCTTCACTTTTAAtattcttgaaaaaaaaatgtcattgtGAAATTGGCATGTCTTGGTAACCAAGTTTGATACTCTCGTTTGCATGGACTTCCCTCGCATGTTTTGTACCGATTTTGTATCTCGAATATGCGCTTTCAAAGTGAGAGCTATTCGGCGTGGCATGGTTACCCTTACCAATGTACTGATATTCAGTTTAACTAGTGCGTGTACCAATGAGCTTTTAAATAGAATAGAATGTATGATATATCTACGAGAAGGATTTCAATTTAAGATTATGTGTAATTAAACTATGAGTAATATTCTTGTATACACTTCAATGATCAAATATAACAATAAAGTTGTGTAATGAACCAAAATATGATCAATTAAATGGTGAAATTAGGAGTTCTTGTGTTCTAAGCATTCTAGTAATTGGATAAAAAACATCCTTGTGAGTGAAAGGATTGTGAAAACCAATCATGTGAGAGCATGAGATAAATAGAGTTATGATAATGGTCATCTATATTCATAGAATGCTATTGTTTGCTTTGCTTGTTTATTCCTTTAGTTGGGTTTAGAACATGATTCCTTGCTCATTCTGTGTTTCCCCTTAGTTACAAATGTTTGTTAATGTAACTTTCCTGTGTACTTTGGATTTACCTGTTATTTGGGGTGTATAACTTAGCTGCAGATGATTTGTAATGATTTTCTAATTCTGGGAATCAAATTTCTTGCTTATTCTCTAGAGGCTATTGCTGATGCAAACAAAGCAATTGAGTTGAATCCTTCTCTATCAAAGGCATATTTGCGCAAAGGGTAAGTACAAAATCACCTTATCTTTGCCTTTTCTTATTCTTATATGTTTGGTAATTGTCACTACACACGTTGaactttttaaatataatatccTGAAATGTTGTCTTTTCGAATCAATGTCAAAAGCAGCCACTAAGCTGCCTAGGCATCGATGTAGGCTTGAATCAACGTGGCCTGTGTAACATGTGATGTGGGTGAGAATGTAATCAAAAGCGCTTTTTATTTACTTGTAGAGTCCATGATCTTTTGATTTTCACACTAATGCCCAATCCCACATACGCCTAAAATCCTTGTATTGTGTGATCAATAAAGGATTGTTGAGGAAACATGCAAACATGAGGGGTCTGTGCGCACAGACATATATGTTCAAATATAACTTTGTATTTTAGGTAGGATCTTTCTGTCCATGTTAAAATCCCAAATTTATGTCGTTTTTCCCCTCCCCCTCCTCTTCCAGTCCTAGGTATGATATCCATTGTGCAACCTTGGTGGCAGATTCAGCTGCATCATACAAATTCAGAAGTCTTAACCAATTTATCTCACTTTATACACTCAATAGACAACCTTTACCTAATCTAAAGGGCTATTCTAAACAGATGGATATCTTTGCATAATGGATATCTTTTCCACCGCCCCTCCTCTTCCAGTCCTAGGTATGATATCCATTGTGCAAAGATATCCATCTACAATATGAGCACAACCACTGATGATTCACCTTAAATGTTGTCAATTCCATTCATATCTCATGTAGTAGAACTCTTTAGtgtttaatattaaaatataattacgaAAATCTAATGTAACAGATACTGCAATCTAATTGAATTTGATACTGGCTTATCATTATTTTATCTAAATATTGAGTGTTGCAAGGATATCTTGCTAAAGATGATTGATTTGTTGTGAAGTGCATCTGATATTGTATGTAATATTTTCATATGATTTACCCGTTTAATGGTGCTAATTACTAAATTTCTTGACTTAATCTTTGATTTGTTACTTTGGCTGCAGTACTGCATGCATGAAACTTGAGGAATACCAGACTGCTAAGACTGCTCTGGAGATGGGTGCTACATTGTCTACAGACAAATCAAGATTTCTAAATTTGATCAAAGAATGTGATAAACTCATTGCAGGTAACTTTGTTCTTTTTGTGGTAAAATTAATCCTATTGGGTGAAAAatttatcatttatttatttgtttttttgtttacttTTGGTGTTCTAGACTTTTAGTTATATGTTACTGATGATTGTGTCTTGACTGTTGAAAGGAAAATTTGGATATGTCATTTTGGCTTGGAAACTGACATGAGCTTGATATTTTGTTGAACAGAAGAATCTTATCCGATGCCTATACAGGAAAAGGCCACAACACTGGATGCATCTCCAAAAGATGTTCAGCCGGATAAAGATCTTACAGAGCAGCCAATAGTAGCAGTGGCTAAACCTAAATATAGGTCAGTATAGCTTTCTGATTATTTATGTCCTTTGCTAGGGTTATGATAAGTACCAGcaatgaagaaggaagaaaaattgTACCTTAAGAATGCTCTGATAACTATATTGAATTCCTGGAATTTCGAGAGATCCAAGGATCTTACAGTGATCCCCAGAGATGCTAATCTTCTCTAACTCTCTTATTTGTAGCAATTGCTCTCTCACTCTCCAACTAACTCCCCACTAATTGACTAAAGCACTAACTAGTTATGAGTACCTATCAATACTTCTTCCCTTGTTCCTTGACATCAATTTTCCAAATTTACACAAAAGGGGCAcaccattaaaaaaaaaatatgggaCACCATAACAGAGGTCACAGTGTTTTGCTTGCAGCTAAGCTTAACGAAATATGAGTCTAACCCATTGGGGTAATTTTGATCCAGTGTCTGAAATTTGTGAAACTCGTTCCTTGACTGCCTTTCTTCTCCCTTCCACGTGTATTACCACTGAGGCCACAACCCTTCCGTTACCCCATGAGTTGGGTCAAAAGGTTTCGGTGGGGGCTGCTAGGTCAAGCTTGCATGAGTCATACTCTTGCTCCTGATGTAGCGTAAGACACTGCTTTGTTCTTTATAATATGACGTCGAGGACCCCCAGCTATCTTCTGACGTGTGTCCACCACTGGTGTGGCATTGACCATTTTACCTGCTCTGCTGTCTGCCAGTCTTGGTGTTGGATGTTTGACTAACCCCATCTTCCCCTCGGCCAATAAGATAACTTTAGCCGCTGTTTGAGCATCCTGTCTAGCTATTTTTGAGGTGGTCGTTCGGCCATAAGTCTTGCATCCTCTCGTTCCTCTTGTCCTCATGAGAGTTATGTTTATGGCAACCTGCTTCATGGATGTCCCATGCTTCTTTTAAACAGTGCACAGGGCTGGTCTACGTTATGCCTAATTCaactttaaatttaaaaatgggAGTTACACTAGGGAAAAGAGGGCAGTTAAGGAAAACCCATAGGTGGCTGATGTGGAGCAGTTaccaagagagagaaagagtgggAGTGGGAGAGAGTGGGTTATAGAGCGTCAAGGGTAGCAGTGGGAGGCACGGAAGTTATTCTTTTGACACCGTGCAGCCATAGGTGCTTGGGCTCTCAATTTCAGAAATTGAGAATTTCTGTTTTACTGTATCATATTTCTATTGTACTGTTTCAGAATTCCATTGTTCCCAAAGAATTGTCACTTAATCAAGTTGGCTCTAATACAGGTGAATCTCCAAAGTACAAAATGTTGGGTGAATGaaaatgaatggttttatatattgcatcttttttttttggttgattCATCTGTATCACATCTCTTCATGCAAAGGGGCCTTTGGGCTTGATGCATCAGTAAGAAGGCCTGCTACTTCATGCTGAAAATAAACTTTGAATTAAAATATTGGGGGCagcaaaaatcaaattttaaaccACTTGGTCAAGGATGTTAGCTCTAATGTCATGTCATATTTTGTTATTTGACATGTCATGGATGGTTTATTTCTATGTATGGGCTTCTAGAAAATAATCCCTCATCACTTGAGTGTTTACAATTTTTCAGTATCTGATGAGCAGAACTTATAAATAAGTCGTCTGTAATATTTCTTCTATTATTTGCGTACGATCTTTTGTGCTCTATGTGCATTAACAAATTTCTTTTAATGGAAGATGTTaactttgaaaaaataataattatgcaGGCATGAATTCTACCAGAAACCGGATGAAGTGGTTGTAACCATATTTGCAAAGGGCGTATCAAAGGAAAGCATTACTGTTGATTTTGGTGAACAAATAGTATGGCTCTTATTTAATTAGTCAACGTTTCTTATGCTATTTTTTATTACAATTCCATGCATCTTGGTGGAACAAGTTGGTATACCACATTCTAAGCTTACTCCCTTTTTTCCTGATTTGTAGTTAAGTGTTAGCATTAATGTCCCTGGAGAAGATGCATATACTTTTCAGCCTCGCTTATTTGGAAAGGTATCAATAAG from Lotus japonicus ecotype B-129 chromosome 2, LjGifu_v1.2 includes:
- the LOC130738226 gene encoding protein SGT1 homolog A-like, whose amino-acid sequence is MASDLEAKAKEAFVEDHFELAVELLTQAIDVDPKHAELYADRAQANIKLINFTEAIADANKAIELNPSLSKAYLRKGTACMKLEEYQTAKTALEMGATLSTDKSRFLNLIKECDKLIAEESYPMPIQEKATTLDASPKDVQPDKDLTEQPIVAVAKPKYRHEFYQKPDEVVVTIFAKGVSKESITVDFGEQILSVSINVPGEDAYTFQPRLFGKIISSRCRYEVLSTKIEIRLGKAEPIHWNSLEFTREVAVAQRANISSVIGSQRPTYPSSKPKKDWDKLEAQVKKEEKDEKLDGDAALNKFFREIYQDADEDTRRAMKKSFVESNGTVLSTNWKEVGTKKVEGSPPDGMELRKWEY